One Salmo trutta chromosome 12, fSalTru1.1, whole genome shotgun sequence genomic region harbors:
- the marchf5l gene encoding E3 ubiquitin-protein ligase MARCHF5, with amino-acid sequence MACVEEPPEKHCWVCFATEREDRVAEWVSPCRCKGCTKWIHQACLQRWLDEKQKGNSGGAVSCPQCGTEYSIVFPKMGPLVYFLQQVDRALSRASPFAAAGVVVGTVYWSAVTYGAVTVMQVVGHKKGLDVMERADPLFLLMGLPTIPVMLVLGKMIRWEDYILRLWQRHSSKLQLLVPGIGRPLPRVPVDGSNGGDHLSVSRTLCGALIFPSVASLVGRLIFSRVPSSLQRTVLGGIAFVVMKGVLKVYFKQQQYLTQANRHILNYPVRERDIDGEGRSEEGEDDTEDSGNE; translated from the exons ATGGCCTGTGTAGAGGAGCCccctgagaa GCACTGCTGGGTGTGTTttgcgacagagagagaggaccgcGTGGCAGAGTGGGTAAGCCCCTGCAGGTGTAAAGGCTGTACCAAGTGGATCCACCAGGCCTGCCTGCAGCGCTGGCTCGATGAGAAGCAGAAAGGAAACAGTGGAGGAGCTGTCAGCTGCCCTCAGTGTGGCACAGAGTACAGCATCGTCTTCCCCAAGATGG GGCCATTGGTGTACTTCCTCCAGCAGGTGGACAGGGCTCTGTCGCGGGCCAGTCCGTTCGCTGCtgctggggtggtggtggggacagtgTACTGGTCAGCTGTCACCTATGGAGCTGTGACTGTCATGCAG GTGGTAGGCCATAAGAAGGGCTTGGATGTGATGGAGAGAGCTGACCCTCTGTTCCTCCTGATGGGTCTACCTACCATCCCTGTGATGCTGGTCCTGGGCAAGATGATACGCTGGGAGGACTACATACTGAGGTTGTGGCAGAGACACTCCTCTAAACTACAGCTGCTAGTGCCAg GTATAGGGCGTCCATTGCCCCGTGTGCCAGTTGATGGGAGTAATGGAGGGGACCACCTGTCAGTGTCTCGTACTTTGTGTGGAGCTCTCATCTTCCCCTCCGTGGCCAGCCTGGTGGGACGACTGATCTTCAGCAGGGTACCTTCGTCTCTGCAACGCACCGTTCTG GGTGGTATAGCATTTGTGGTGATGAAGGGAGTGTTGAAGGTGTATTTCAAACAGCAGCAGTACCTGACCCAGGCCAACCGCCACATCCTCAACTacccagtgagagagagggacatagatGGAGAGGGACGGAGCGAGGAAGGAGAGGACGACACAGAGGATAGTGGAAACGAGTGA
- the actr1b gene encoding actin related protein 1B gives MESYDIIANQPVVIDNGSGVVKAGFAGDQIPKYCFPNYVGRPKHVRVMAGALEGDLFIGPKAEEHRGLLSVRYPMEHGIVKDWNDMERIWQYVYSKEQLQTFSEEHPVLLTEAPLNPSKNREKAAEVFFETFNVPALFISMQAVLSLYATGRTTGVVLDAGDGVTHAVPIYEGFAIPHSIMRVDIAGRDVSRYLRLLLRKEGYDFHTSAEFEVVRTIKERACYLSLNPQKDETLETDKAQYTLPDGSTLDIGPARFRAPELLFRPDLIGDESEGIHEVLAFAIQKSDMDLRRTLFSNIVLSGGSTLLKGFGDRLLSEVKKLAPKDVKIKISAPQERLYSTWIGGSILASLDTFKKMWVSKKEYEEDRARAIHRKTF, from the exons ATGGAGTCCTATGACATTATAGCTAACCAACCGGTTGTGATCGATAAT GGTTCAGGCGTTGTCAAAGCTGGCTTTGCTGGAGACCAGATCCCCAAATATTGCTTCCCCAACTA TGTGGGCCGTCCCAAGCATGTGCGCGTGATGGCAGGAGCCCTGGAGGGGGACCTCTTCATCGGACCCAAAGCAGAG GAGCACAGAGGGTTGCTGTCAGTGAGGTATCCCATGGAGCACGGCATAGTGAAGGACTGGAACGACATGGAGAGGATCTGGCAGTACGTCTACTCCAAGGAACAGCTGCAGACCTTCTCAGAGGAG caCCCTGTCCTGTTGACTGAAGCTCCCCTGAACCCCAGTAAGAACAGGGAGAAGGCGGCTGAGGTTTTCTTCGAGACCTTCAACGTCCCCGCCCTCTTTATCTCCATGCAGGCAGTCCTCAGTCT CTATGCGACAGGGCGCACCACAGGGGTGGTGTTAGATGCGGGCGACGGGGTGACCCACGCGGTTCCCATCTACGAGGGCTTTGCCATCCCCCACTCCATCATGAGGGTGGATATCGCTGGCAGGGACGTGTCCCGCTACCTCCGACTGCTGCTACGCAAGGAGGGCTACGACTTTCACACCTCCGCCGAGTTTGAGGTGGTTCGCACCATCAAAGAG AGAGCCTGCTACCTGTCCCTGAACCCCCAGAAGGATGAGACTCTGGAGACCGATAAGGCCCAGTACACCCTCCCCGACGGCAGCACGCTAGAT aTTGGTCCAGCCCGGTTCCGAGCACCAGAGCTGCTGTTCAGGCCAGACTTGATCGGAGATGAGAGCGAGGGCATCCATGAGGTGCTGGCCTTCGCTATCCAGAAGTCTGACATGGACCTCCGACGCACACTCTTCTCCAACATCGTACTgtctggaggatccacactgctcAAAG GCTTCGGTGACAGGCTACTAAGCGAAGTGAAGAAGCTCGCTCCCAAAGATGTGAAAATCAAG ATCTCCGCCCCTCAGGAGAGATTGTACTCCACGTGGATTGG TGGCTCCATCCTGGCGTCGTTGGACACCTTTAAGAAGATGTGGGTCAGTAAGAAGGAGTATGAGGAGGACAGAGCACGGGCCATCCACAGGAAGACCTTCTAA